The nucleotide window GGCAACGCTATCTGCACAAGATGGCAAGGTCGACTTATCCAAGTTCGTACCTATTGATGCTTATAACGGCGTAGTCGGTGAACTGGCTGTTTTAAAAGCGGACTCGGACCAAACCAGCATCACCTCGCTAATCGATACCGCCAAGCAAGATGGCAAAGTGGTTGAAGCAGAAATGGCATACCTCACTCAGTTTGGTGAGCAGCAAGGTGTTGCATCCCTTAAAGCGATGCTCAATGCGCGTCCAGCTATCGCCGCATTAAAAGCCACTCAAACCCAAGGCAAAAAGCCACCTCAAGAACAGGTCAATGAAGATGACCTATCCGAAACCGAACAGGCGGTACTCAAAGCGACAGGCTTAACCAAAGAGCAGTACCTCGCCACCAAGCAAGAGGAAGCATAAATGAGCTCAGTTTTCGCACGTCGATCAGGTTTAAAAGGTGCCTACCCACTAGCGGCAGCTGCAGTGGTGGCAGCATGTTCTCCGGTGTTTCTCACAGCAGGTTTAGCTGTGCCGTTTGCTAGCGCAGGTGGTACGTCCAAGTTTGCTGGTATCGCCACGTTTAACGCCGACAACAGCACAGGTTCTGATGGTGCATTGAAAGTCGAAGTCGAGAAGCAACAAATCGCATTGCTTAACTCAGGTGACATCGATGACAGCCACGTTGGCACCACAGTGTACTTCAGCGCAGAAAACAGCGTGTCCATTGATGATTCTGCTGCATCTCGCCCAACAGCGGGTGTGGTGAGCGAAGTCGATGGCGATTTGGTGTGGGTGCAACCTGCAGTGGTATAGCGCTTAACGCGTGATCCTTTAGTGAATTAGTTCTCAGGAGAGAAAGATGAAAACAAGCGGAGCGAATCTCAGCGTTCTCTATACGGCGGTTAAATCCAACTTCCAGATGGGGCGACAAGGTTACACACAATTGTGGCCGAAAATTGCGACCTTAGTACCTTCAACAACTTCAGTCGAAACTTATGCCTGGCTAGGTGAGTTCTCTCGCCTGCGTGAATGGATTGGTGAGCGTCAAATCAATCGCATGAAGTCGCATGGCTACACGCTACCAAACAAAAAGTTTGAAGCGACGGAAGGTATCCCACGTGACTACGTCGAAGACGATACCTATGGCGTATTGATGCCGAAGTTCCAGGACATGGGTTATGCAGCGGCGACACACCCAGATGAAATGCTGTTTGCATTGTTGTTGGCTGGTTTTGACAACCTATGTTACGACGGTCAGAACTTCTTTGATACTGACCACCCAGTCGGTGATGAAGGCCAAGAGCAATCCGTTTCTAACATGCAGGCAGGTGCCGGAGAGGCGTGGTTCCTACTCGATACCTCGCGACCTCTGAAACCTCTGATTTATCAGCGCCGCAAAGACTACAACCTGAATAACAAGACCGATGCTTCCAACAGTGATCACGTCTACATGCTGGATGAGTTCCTGTACGGCGTGGATGCTCGCGGTAACTGGGGCTTTGGTTTCTGGCAGCAGGCATTTGCCTCTAAAGCGGATTTAACCGACGCGAACTTCGATACCGCAATGGAAACCATGATGGGCTTTAAATCCGATAAAGGTCGTCCACTGGGCATCATGCCGAACCTGTTGATTGTTGGTCCATCGAATCGCAGCGCGGCGAAGAAAGTCGTTGAAGCGGAAAACAAAGCACAAGGTGAAAGCAACACCAACTTCAAAGCGGTGGAAGTGCTTGTAGTGCCTTGGTTGCCGTAAGTCAGATTTAAGCTGGCTTAGTCACCTTAGCCAGCTTTCCTTTTGTCATTGAATTATGGAGAGCTTATGTCATGGCTGAAAAAACTCTTATCGCCTCTTTGGTTAGTGTCATTTGTCACGCGCATACAGGATATCGCCGCGCAGGGATGGCATTTTCTAAAGGGGAAAATACGCTCAAACCTGGTTCCATTACGCACACTCAGTTGGCTCAGCTTAAAGCCGACCAGCGTCTCAAAGTCTCAGTTATTGAAAGTGAAATGCTGGAAGAAAGCAACAAAGCAGGTTCGGGTAATAATGACTCGGGGCCCGTGGATGGGGGCGTGCTACCTGGTAGCTTAGTCGAAGCGATCCAGCGACTCGACCCAAGCAACACCGAGCACTTCACCACAAGCGGTAAACCGACCACGGAAGCGCTGAGTGAACTGATGCAAACCAAAGTGTCTGCAGCAGAACGCGACGAAGCCTGGGAAACCTTCCAGGCAAGTGAAGCAAACCTTGATGGTAAGTCTGACGACGAAGAGAAAGGTGAGTAACCGATGAAGTACTGTACTCGCGACGACATGAACACTCGCTTTAGTCTCGAAGAGTTGATTGAACTAACGGACAAGGACGGTAGCACAGGTGCCATTGTCGATGCCGTTCTTGATCAGGCTATTGCCGACGCGAGTGCCACTATTGATGGTTACATTGGAGGCCGCTATCAACTGCCATTGTCTAGCGTGCCTTCCATCTTACTGCGCATGGCTTGCGATTTGGCTCGCTACTTCCTGTATGACGACCAACTGGGCGATGAGCACCAAGTCACCAAGCGCTATCGCGATGCGATTGAATACCTGAAACAAGTGGGTAACGGCAAGGTGCAACTGGGGATTAATTCCGATAGTGAACGCCCAGCCCCAACCAGTACCGCGCAGATGGTTTCATCAGGCAGTGTCTTCGCTCGCCAAAACAGTAAGGGCTTTATCTGATGGACAGCGATTTAATTCAACTCACCATTGAGCGACTTAAAGACCAAAGTAACGGTAAGCCGCCTTGGATCGATGTGAAAGAAATTGATTCGCTCACTCAGCTGCATGAGAAGAAGTCTGCGCTGCTAAGAACGCCAGCCTTGTTTGTGTTTTTGGTCAGTGACAGCCCTAAGCCGGATGTACGTGGCAGTGGGTCATATCTTCAAGAATGCATAGCCACGGTCGGCGTGGTTATCGTCACCAAAAGCACCAACAGCAAACCGATTGACTGGCAGCCGCTGCGCAAAGAACTTCGCCAGCGTCTGTTTGGTTGGACACCGGATGATGAATATGAGCCTTTCTGGTTAGGACCAGGGCGACTCATGGGCATCTCGAATGGTCGAGCAGATTGGTTCGACCAATTTATTACTGAATACACAGAGGATCAGAATCGTTATGGCTCGTAAAGAACGAAAGAAAATTCTCGCCTTTGCTGTGGAATCCACCTATGGCGTTGATGCCATTGCAGCTGGTTCTCCTCAATACTTGCTTGGGCGCGAGTTCTCCATTACTCCGATGGCTGGTGAATCGCAGTCACTGGAATATGACAACGGCCAGCTCGGTAACTCACAACAGATTGTGACCGAGCTGTATGTCACGCTGGAATTCACTGTCGACTTATCGGCGAGCAGTGCTGTCGCTACCGCTGCGCCTTATGCGGATTTACTGTCAGCCTGTTTACGTAAGACCGAGACCGATGTTGCGGAATGTCGTTATGTTATCGATGAAGACTCGACAGAATCTCTTACCTTGTATTTCTACCAGTCAGGTGCTCTGCATAAAGTCACGGGTGCTCGTGGCTCGTTGTCTATCACGGCCCAGGCGAAAAACTTCGGTGGTATCAAGTTTACCTTCAGCGGTCTGTTTAGCCCGGTTGAGAGTGCCGTGTTACCAGCCGCGAACTTCGATGTGTGGCAGACCCCACTCAAGATTGGTGTACAAAACTCTTCGTTCGCCATTGATGGTACGCCACTCAAGATGATTAGCCTCGAATATGACCAGGCTAACTCGGTGGTGTATCAGGAGTACGTTGGGCATGAAGAAATCATCATTACGGATTACGCACCAACGGGAACCATCGTCATTGAAGCGCCAGACCAAACAACCTGGGATGCGTTCGCCAAAGCGGAGGCCGGTGCAACGCACAGCATTACCTTTGCCAATGGTCCAGTAGGTAATCAGGTCGAGTGGTCCAGTTCCAAAGTGCAGTTAGGCCGTCCAACGTATGGCGAGCAAGATGGCACTCAAACCCTATCGATCCCACTTATTCCAATTGGCAATGTGGACTTAATCACCACGCGTTAAACACCGTTTAAACGCATTTAACTGACTGTTTAAAGGAGCACTCCATGTTTAAAGTTCAAAAGGAACGCCTTGTTAAAAACTGGCCTGCCACGGTATCTGTTGCCGTCGATGATGGCAAAGTTGAGACCCACAACATTACTCTCGATTTACTCCTGCTCGATGTCGACCAAAGTGACAAAGTCATACGCTATTTCAAAGATAACGTTAAGCAGGTTGTCAAAGGCTGGTCTGGTATTGGTGACGCAGACGGCGAGGTGATGACGTTCAGCGACGAGAATCTCGATATCTTGCTGGGCAATCCTGCTTTTATCAAAGCGGTTGTCGATGCGTACTTGCAGGCTAACTCAGGGCAGGCTGCAGAAAAAAACTCATAGAGGCGGTGCGCACGTTAATGCGCCGCCGTAATGCCACCAAACAAGATGAAGACAGCTGGGAAGAAGAGTTAGCACTGTGGGGCGTTCAGAACATACAGGACACCCACGATGAGCCCATTGAACTATGGGAAGAGCACCTAGAAGTGGTGCAGTGGTGGTTTTCAATTCCCGGCTTTCTCAAATTTAACGGCACCGCATGTCTGGGTATGGATGTGCTGGCCGTTAAAGCCGATATGGAGTTGTCTGACTCCACTTACTCGCCAGAGCAATATCAGAAGCTCAAAGTGATCGCCCGAACCTTGGCCGAGGAGCTCAACCAACGTGAACAATGATCTTAAATTCACTCTGCGATTTAACGCTGAAAATAAGCAATTTATCGGCCAGGTAAAGCAGGCTGGCGTTGTCGTCGACCAATTGGGAGACAATGCCGGACAGGCGCAAGGTAAGATGTCAGGGCTTGGGCGAGAGTCCGATAAGCTAACCGGAGAGATGGGGAGCCTGAAAAATCAGGTGCTCGGTTTAGCTGGTGGATTCTCTGCTCTGTTTGCTGCTCAGCAAGCTAAAGACTCATTGGCGCAATACCAGGATATCCGCACTCAAATCACCGCTCTCGTTGGTGGTCAGCAAGAATGGATTGAAACGGAGCAGTATCTCAATCAGGTTTCTGAAGACCACAATAAAACGCTCATCGCAATGGCGGGGAATTACGCTAGGTTAGCGAGCCTCCAAGAAGCTGGGTTGCTTACTCAGAATCAAGTCAGAGACATCTTTGAAGGCATGAGTAACGTACAAAGCCAGACTGGTGCTACAACAGACCAGCTTGGCAACTCGATGTACGGCCTGTCGCAAGCACTTGCCTCACCAATTGTCCGAGCGGAAGAGTTAAACCAGGTGGTTGAGCCAATGCCTGGTTTACTAAATAAACTGGATAAAGCTGCCGGATTGGCTTCTGGTGGTTTTCGTCAGATGATCGTTGACGGGCAGGTTACAAGCCAGTTTTTTAAAGAGACGTTGATTAAGGCACTTCAGGACTACGATGGTGCAGCCGCCAGAACGGCAGACAACGTTAGTGCTAAGTCGGCAGAAATGGCCCGTGCTTATCAACAGGCCGTCGTCGCGTTTGAGCAACCTATCTCTGATTCCTTCACCGTATTCGCAGAAAGCAGCGCAGGCGCATTAACGCTACTTGCTGAGAATGCTGATCTGGTAACCACGATTGTGGGTGTTTCCATGTCTGCAGCCATGGGGCGAGGAGCCGCTGCCGTCTATGTACTCACAACAGCAAAACTTCAAGCTATTGCTGCAACGCACAAACAAGAACAGGCTAATTATGCCGAGCTGAAATCTCTGGCAGCCAAACAGCAAATTGAAGTTCGTTACCTTGAAACGCTGCGCCAGTCAAATAACCAAAAGTTTCGAGCTATTGGGGCAGAAGCACAATTAACCGCAGCTCGTCAGCGTCTGGTGACGACGACAGGTGCGCTTGCCGCTGCACAAAGCCGTCTGAATATCGCCAGTCGTGCTGGCTCTGCTTTATTAGGAATATTGGGTGGTCCTGCTGGTATTGCCATGATGGCGGCAGGGGCTATCGGTTATTTTGCGTTGTCTAGTTCTGACGCTGCAGAAGAAACGGATAACTTTTCTGACCGCATCGATACTCTTCTTGGCAAGATGGACAAGCTACAGCAGCGAGAACTATCGAAGGCACTAGAGGAGGCAAATAGTAAGCTGGCTTTAACTCAAGCTCGTATTGAAACACTGAGTAAGAAGCGCGGTACCAAAGATATTGATGAACGCTTAAAGCAGCTGGAAACGCTTCGAAATGAAGAGGAAAGCTACTCACAAGCTGTCATTGACCTTGAAGATAAGCTCTATGAAATACGCAACAGACCACTCGATAAGCCTGACTCAGAGACTCCAGAAGACGACAAGTTATTAGAGTCTGCCAATAAGATGCTTGCCAATCTGCAAAAGCAAAATGCACTTTATGGTCAAACGACCCATGCAGCAAAGCTTAAGTACGAGTTGGAGCATGGCTCCCTAAAAGGCATCAACGAAGAGTTAGCTAAAAAGCTAATGCTTGAAGCGCAATCGCTCGACGCTAAAGAAGCGACTAAAAAGGACAAAAAAGACACTTCCGCAATTGATGCGTTTTATGAAGAATCTGACCAACTGCAAACCGCTTGGCTTCAACGCCTATCGATTGTGGCAGACATGGAGAACAAAGCAAAAACTCAAGAAGGCTATGCCTACGAAGCCAGAAAGGAAGCGTTAAGTCAATCATTCCAAAATGCCTATGAACAGGCTATTGGTAACAATGAATTGATGGACGCGCTAGAACGTGAGTATTTTAGCAACCGTGAGATCTTGCGTGCTGAGCACGAGCTGAACCTAACGGATATTAGCAAAGAAGCGGAAGAAAAACGAAAAGCCTATCAATATCAAACTGCGATGGAGACGCTGGACTTTACTCAGCAACAATTGTCCATCACTACCAATTTTTTGAGGCAGTCTGGCGAAGAACAATCTGGTATCTACCGCGCTCTCTTCATGGCGCAAAAGTTGGCGGCCATTCCGTCAATGATTATTTCTACTGAAGAAGCCGCCACCAAAGCACTTACGCTCGGACCAATTGCAGGCCCCATCGCTTCAGCAGCAGTAAAAACACTGGGTTATGCATCCGTAGGTATTGTGGCAGGTCAAGCATTTGCAGGCCAAGCCCATGATGGTATCAACCGTGTACCAAGAGAGAACGAGGGTACTTGGCTACTCAAAGCAAACGAGATGGTACTCAACCCAACTCAGGCCGATAACTTCCGCTGGATGGTCGATATGATGCAGCAGATGAAAGCCATGATGGGAGCTGCCATGACTGCATCTGTAGGCGCACCTGCGGCGAACGACAATGCGGTATCAGTCAATGTCTCGGGTGTTGACCGTTCTGACAATAGCTCGACTAACAATGTTGGAAGTGATTTATACCTCACCCTCAATCTGGTTGAGGATGCTTCTCGTGCCGGTACTGTGGAGCAGTCCAGTGATGGTGACATGACCACCTTAGATATCAAGGTCGCGAAGCTACTGCAATCGTCATCCACGCAAACGTCGCAGGTCATGCAGACCCGATTCAGGATACAGCAATATGGCAGTTAAGTTCTCATACCCTAAAGGGTTACCGCGACCACTGCTCACTGATATGAGCTTGAACCAGTCCACGGGCGTATTGGTCACCGAGTTTAGCACCGGACGAAAACGTGCCAGAAGGCTAACGAATCGGCCATCTGAAATGAAAGTCACCTGGAAGATGAAAACCAGTATGGCAAATTTATTTGAATCTGCTCTGGATAACTGGCTGCTCGGTCGCTGGTTTTTAATGGATATTAAAACACCGCTTAGCGATGAACTGCAGCAATGCGAAGTTTTAATCACCCAAGACCCTAGAGATAGGCGTAAGCCAGTCAATGCCAAGTTCTGGGAGTACACAGCAACAGTGCAGATCAAGAAAGTGCCACAGCTTGATGAAGGCACTCTGTTAGACACGATGCTGGCCCCGAACACTTTTGCTGAGCTGATTGCTCAATTAGAAACCACCATGACGGAGTTACCTTAATGTCCAGTTTTCCAGATTTATTAATCTCGTTTGAAGAAGCGGTGGAAGCGTTAAAAGTAAAATTGAGTCAGGACGAATCAGCTTCTGGCACTTATAACGGTGCACCTATCCAGTCAATCGCGAAAGACGTTGTGGATAGGTTTGCTGCATTATCTGCACTTGCGCAAGGTAGATTGACATATAAAACCAAAGCTGAAATGGATTTGGCAGGGGCACCTCCTGTTGATCAGTTGGCTGAAGTCTGGAATGACACTATTCCAGAATATAATGGTCTTTATGGCTGGGATGGAGCTGTTTGGGTTATTGCGCCTTATTCCAGCACTATCAATAAAATATTAAAGGATAACCGGACATCTCCCATTACAGGTAAAGCCGTCTGGGATATTCAAACATTACGTGCACTAGGTAAAAACCGATTCAGTAAAAATGACGCTGAGCGAGGGTACTTGCCGGTTTTAGCGCCATATGATGGCGTTGTCGTCGATGTGACGAATAAGGCTTGGACATCTGGTTTTATCTATGTGGGCGACCTTGATGTAGGGGATAAGTTATACATTAACGGTCTTGTTGGAGATTCTTATGCTCGTGCATATACATATTATGACAAAGATAAAAATGTTATTGATGATAGCTATCAGTCTCTGCCAGCTAACGCCACTCAAGGGATGGTAAACGGAAGAAAAACACAAGAAACGGTTTACTTCAGAATCACCATTGTGACTACCAAAGAGTCCGATACAACGGATATGAACAATGTTGCGATAGCAGCGAAAGAATATTTAACGGAGTATGAATCATTTTTCCCTGTCATTCATGAGTTGTTTGGGGCTCGGATAAACGCATCATTTGTAAATGATGACCCGACAGAGGAAAAGGATGCTGTTAACTTCGGATTTTTGGATAAAAACTACTCTAGGCGGGATGCATTTATAGGTAGAAATGGTGATAAAAACCTGCTGTATCTTCCAGATGTGGTTAATGGGTATTTACCTGTGTTAGCACCATTTGATGGGGGACTCATTGAGTCTGAAACTTATACAGCTACTGGCTTTTTTAGTATTGATCATTTGTCTGTGGCCAGTGATAGCCTTTGGTTTCATAAATTTAAGGGTTCGTATTCACGATATATTTATTTTTATGATGAGAATTTCCAGCCAGTACTAGACCCAAATAACCCACCACACGCTTACTATAAAAAATTCAGTGTCAATGAGGATGGAACACCTGTTGAAGTCGCAAACTTAAGACCTAGTGAAGACGCGGTTTATGCAAGGGTTACGCTTAATACTGAATCACCAACTGATGATACAGACACTAACGAAGTTGTAATTAATGGCACCGGAAACTATGTCTACGTTAAAGGTGAAAAAACCATTTCCAAAATCATGGGGAGAGAAGTGGATGCGACCAAATGTACCCAAGAACCAACCAGTGATGATGGCGTTGTAAATAAAGGGTATGGCGATAGAAACTACGGGAAAGGCAGTTTTGGTAAAGTTATTTCACCAGAAAACATGCTTTATATCCCGGACGTCATTTCAGGATATTTATCTGTAGTATCGCCATATGATGGCGCCATTCAAACAGACCCTAACTACCAAACCAGTGGGTTCTTTTCCATCGAGCACTTTTCATTAAGTGATTCATTTTATGTGAAGGGTCTCAATGGTGGATATTCACGGTATATTTATTTTTATGATAAAGACTTTAACCCTGTTCTTAACCCAAGCGATCCACCTAATGCGTATCGCAAATCATTACCGCAAGACTTAGACAGAAATACATGGTCAGTGTTAGCCAATTTCCGACCATCCAATGATGCTGTGTATGCAAGGATGACATTAATAACAGGTAAGAGTAATGATGATACTGATTTAAACGATGTGATCATTTCACACGAGCAACAAAATCAGTATGTCGTTGGGTACCAGTTATTAAATAGAATTTCTGAATTTAACATCATTGCCGAAAAAGTGATGAAAGAACCGCAAGCTGACTTTGATATCGTCAATTTAAAGACACTAAAAGAGTGGCTTAATAGTAGTGGTTTTAATGGTAAGTACTTAGCCACTCTAGGAGATTCAATCACAGCGGGTGACAGTAACTGGCCAAAATTTGCCAGCAGTATTCTTGGCATGTCGCATGAAAACTTTGCTGTAGGCGGTGGGCATTGGGAAGACTTTGGGGCTATAGAAGATGATCCTCGGTGGTTTCGTATTCAGGTTGATAATCTCTTAGCGTCTAGTCAGAACCCTGATGTGATTGTAATTGCGATGGGTACAAACTCATTGTTTGCTCCTAAAGGGGATTTTCAAACACAAATGGACGCTGCCTTCGCTGATATTGATACGACGGTTGTTTATGGTGGCATGCGCAATGGATTAGAGCGAATACGAATTCAGTATCCAACAGTGCCTGTCTTTCTAACCACTCCCATTCAACGTGTTGCATCAGCTCCAAATTCAACCGAAATGATAAACATGGTTGAAGCCATTAAAAAGGTGGGTGAGTGGTATGGTTGTGAAGTATTTAACTGTCACTCTGATGTTCAAATACTCCATCAAATTGAAAAAACGACCCCTACTTTTTTACCTGACGGCCTTCATCCTAATGATGCAGGTTCAGAAATTCAGGGCTGCTATATTGCGAGCAAGATAAAGTCATCTACTGCATTTTATGGTGGTTAACATGAAAGCAATAGAAGCCGACAGCGCCACTGGTGAGCATTCCATTACTGCCTAGCACTCCCCGCGCCATCGATGCCTGATGGCGCGCTGCGAATCGGCCATGGCAATCACAACCCAGTCCATTCTTAAAACGAGATTTATCCTATGTCTCAAGCCCTAAAACAATACCACGCCAGTGCGGGTGATGATGACGAATTCATCACCCTGCAATTATCCTCAACCGCTTTTGAAACTCGCTATCTGGTTTCGGCGTTTGAGAATATTACCGCTGCCCTCGAAGATACCACCCTGGTGACCTTTGAAGCGGCGGGACTAGCGGTGAACCTTCCAAAGTCGTCCACCGGTGCTGAAATGGAATTGCAATTTGGTATCGATAACGTCACTGGTGAAGCGCGCCAGCTGATAGAGGCTGCGCGCAAAGCTGGCGCAGATGTGCTCATTACTCTGCGTCAATACATGGCGTCGGATCTGTCGTCCCCTGCAGCAAGGCCGATCAAGTTCAAAGTTACTACAGCAATGACATCTCGCACCAATTGCTCGGTTTCCGCTGGTATCGGCTATCTCAGCAACAGCGCCTGGCCGCGTCCTCGATTTACCGTCGAATACGCCCCAGGACTGGCGACCATCTCGTAACGATTCAAAAAGGTTCTCTATGACTGAAAATGAAATTATCAGTACTGCGGAGCGCGTCCCGTATGTGCCGGGTGGTCGTGATCTGGATGGCTGGGATTGCTATGGCTCGGTGCGTTGGCTCTATCATCAATTCACGG belongs to Vibrio sp. STUT-A11 and includes:
- a CDS encoding Mu-like prophage major head subunit gpT family protein, whose product is MKTSGANLSVLYTAVKSNFQMGRQGYTQLWPKIATLVPSTTSVETYAWLGEFSRLREWIGERQINRMKSHGYTLPNKKFEATEGIPRDYVEDDTYGVLMPKFQDMGYAAATHPDEMLFALLLAGFDNLCYDGQNFFDTDHPVGDEGQEQSVSNMQAGAGEAWFLLDTSRPLKPLIYQRRKDYNLNNKTDASNSDHVYMLDEFLYGVDARGNWGFGFWQQAFASKADLTDANFDTAMETMMGFKSDKGRPLGIMPNLLIVGPSNRSAAKKVVEAENKAQGESNTNFKAVEVLVVPWLP
- a CDS encoding HI1506-related protein, which translates into the protein MAEKTLIASLVSVICHAHTGYRRAGMAFSKGENTLKPGSITHTQLAQLKADQRLKVSVIESEMLEESNKAGSGNNDSGPVDGGVLPGSLVEAIQRLDPSNTEHFTTSGKPTTEALSELMQTKVSAAERDEAWETFQASEANLDGKSDDEEKGE
- a CDS encoding DUF1320 domain-containing protein; translation: MKYCTRDDMNTRFSLEELIELTDKDGSTGAIVDAVLDQAIADASATIDGYIGGRYQLPLSSVPSILLRMACDLARYFLYDDQLGDEHQVTKRYRDAIEYLKQVGNGKVQLGINSDSERPAPTSTAQMVSSGSVFARQNSKGFI
- a CDS encoding phage tail assembly chaperone, translating into MFKVQKERLVKNWPATVSVAVDDGKVETHNITLDLLLLDVDQSDKVIRYFKDNVKQVVKGWSGIGDADGEVMTFSDENLDILLGNPAFIKAVVDAYLQANSGQAAEKNS
- a CDS encoding DUF1799 domain-containing protein — translated: MRRRNATKQDEDSWEEELALWGVQNIQDTHDEPIELWEEHLEVVQWWFSIPGFLKFNGTACLGMDVLAVKADMELSDSTYSPEQYQKLKVIARTLAEELNQREQ
- a CDS encoding tape measure protein, encoding MNNDLKFTLRFNAENKQFIGQVKQAGVVVDQLGDNAGQAQGKMSGLGRESDKLTGEMGSLKNQVLGLAGGFSALFAAQQAKDSLAQYQDIRTQITALVGGQQEWIETEQYLNQVSEDHNKTLIAMAGNYARLASLQEAGLLTQNQVRDIFEGMSNVQSQTGATTDQLGNSMYGLSQALASPIVRAEELNQVVEPMPGLLNKLDKAAGLASGGFRQMIVDGQVTSQFFKETLIKALQDYDGAAARTADNVSAKSAEMARAYQQAVVAFEQPISDSFTVFAESSAGALTLLAENADLVTTIVGVSMSAAMGRGAAAVYVLTTAKLQAIAATHKQEQANYAELKSLAAKQQIEVRYLETLRQSNNQKFRAIGAEAQLTAARQRLVTTTGALAAAQSRLNIASRAGSALLGILGGPAGIAMMAAGAIGYFALSSSDAAEETDNFSDRIDTLLGKMDKLQQRELSKALEEANSKLALTQARIETLSKKRGTKDIDERLKQLETLRNEEESYSQAVIDLEDKLYEIRNRPLDKPDSETPEDDKLLESANKMLANLQKQNALYGQTTHAAKLKYELEHGSLKGINEELAKKLMLEAQSLDAKEATKKDKKDTSAIDAFYEESDQLQTAWLQRLSIVADMENKAKTQEGYAYEARKEALSQSFQNAYEQAIGNNELMDALEREYFSNREILRAEHELNLTDISKEAEEKRKAYQYQTAMETLDFTQQQLSITTNFLRQSGEEQSGIYRALFMAQKLAAIPSMIISTEEAATKALTLGPIAGPIASAAVKTLGYASVGIVAGQAFAGQAHDGINRVPRENEGTWLLKANEMVLNPTQADNFRWMVDMMQQMKAMMGAAMTASVGAPAANDNAVSVNVSGVDRSDNSSTNNVGSDLYLTLNLVEDASRAGTVEQSSDGDMTTLDIKVAKLLQSSSTQTSQVMQTRFRIQQYGS
- a CDS encoding SGNH/GDSL hydrolase family protein, with protein sequence MSSFPDLLISFEEAVEALKVKLSQDESASGTYNGAPIQSIAKDVVDRFAALSALAQGRLTYKTKAEMDLAGAPPVDQLAEVWNDTIPEYNGLYGWDGAVWVIAPYSSTINKILKDNRTSPITGKAVWDIQTLRALGKNRFSKNDAERGYLPVLAPYDGVVVDVTNKAWTSGFIYVGDLDVGDKLYINGLVGDSYARAYTYYDKDKNVIDDSYQSLPANATQGMVNGRKTQETVYFRITIVTTKESDTTDMNNVAIAAKEYLTEYESFFPVIHELFGARINASFVNDDPTEEKDAVNFGFLDKNYSRRDAFIGRNGDKNLLYLPDVVNGYLPVLAPFDGGLIESETYTATGFFSIDHLSVASDSLWFHKFKGSYSRYIYFYDENFQPVLDPNNPPHAYYKKFSVNEDGTPVEVANLRPSEDAVYARVTLNTESPTDDTDTNEVVINGTGNYVYVKGEKTISKIMGREVDATKCTQEPTSDDGVVNKGYGDRNYGKGSFGKVISPENMLYIPDVISGYLSVVSPYDGAIQTDPNYQTSGFFSIEHFSLSDSFYVKGLNGGYSRYIYFYDKDFNPVLNPSDPPNAYRKSLPQDLDRNTWSVLANFRPSNDAVYARMTLITGKSNDDTDLNDVIISHEQQNQYVVGYQLLNRISEFNIIAEKVMKEPQADFDIVNLKTLKEWLNSSGFNGKYLATLGDSITAGDSNWPKFASSILGMSHENFAVGGGHWEDFGAIEDDPRWFRIQVDNLLASSQNPDVIVIAMGTNSLFAPKGDFQTQMDAAFADIDTTVVYGGMRNGLERIRIQYPTVPVFLTTPIQRVASAPNSTEMINMVEAIKKVGEWYGCEVFNCHSDVQILHQIEKTTPTFLPDGLHPNDAGSEIQGCYIASKIKSSTAFYGG
- a CDS encoding DUF1833 domain-containing protein, with translation MSQALKQYHASAGDDDEFITLQLSSTAFETRYLVSAFENITAALEDTTLVTFEAAGLAVNLPKSSTGAEMELQFGIDNVTGEARQLIEAARKAGADVLITLRQYMASDLSSPAARPIKFKVTTAMTSRTNCSVSAGIGYLSNSAWPRPRFTVEYAPGLATIS